The genomic DNA TTTTTCAAAGTTTTTGCCGTTTCTTGGGAATTGAAAATGGTCCCTGAGCCGAAAACTTGTAATATCAGCACTCGGGTATTGGATAAATCGGGGAGAGTGTGCCAGCTCATCCCAGGGAAAATTCTCAATAGAAAAACCTGTTCAGAAAGGTGGGTATCTATATGGAAATCAGCTGCTTTTTTAGGTCTCAGCAAGACTTCTTTATCATAATTGAGATGAACGCCAGACTGCCCTAATATGGGATAATTGGGACTTTGGTAGGCATCAAAATACTCTGCGGAATACTTTAAAGTACGGTTGCCACGCAACAATTTATATTCAAAATAAATAGCCACTTCTTGAATCACCGCTTCGTTATTTTCATACAAACTGGCGTAGTAGAGGCTGGTCAAGAGGTTTTCTTTGGCATCGGTTCTTAAATCGCCGATGGGCAGTTGAGAGCCTGTTAAAATCACGGGTTTTTCCAGATTTTTGAGCATAAAACTAAGGGCAGATGCAGTATAAGACATCGTATCCGTACCGTGTAGAATAAGAAAACCATCAAACTGGGTGTAGTGTTTTTCTATCTCTTCTGCAATTTTTTTCCATTCGTGCGGTCCCATATCGGAGGAGTCTACAGGTTTTTCAAATGAA from Riemerella columbina includes the following:
- a CDS encoding asparaginase — its product is MKRSVLAIYTGGTIGMEKNYQTGSLEPFDFENIFNKIPEIKLLDCEVVVSSFEKPVDSSDMGPHEWKKIAEEIEKHYTQFDGFLILHGTDTMSYTASALSFMLKNLEKPVILTGSQLPIGDLRTDAKENLLTSLYYASLYENNEAVIQEVAIYFEYKLLRGNRTLKYSAEYFDAYQSPNYPILGQSGVHLNYDKEVLLRPKKAADFHIDTHLSEQVFLLRIFPGMSWHTLPDLSNTRVLILQVFGSGTIFNSQETAKTLKKIRENNTEIVVISQCISGEITIGKYENSNIFHAVRAISGKDLTAEAAITKAMHLIDNPNYQQDFRTLFSENLCGEISTH